In one Sphingomonas sanguinis genomic region, the following are encoded:
- a CDS encoding thioredoxin family protein — protein sequence MSPWKAALPLLAACTLLPAAAPVAAPRVGIASFEALPKPLPLPYHAGDAKAAIAAARARAVKAHKRVLIDLGGNWCLDCRLLAGVMETPQMRPFVAKHFEVVTVDVGRFDQNMDIPASYGITGRLQGVPAVLIVDPKTNRLVNAGRETALSDARAMTPQAVADWLAGWVI from the coding sequence ATGTCGCCGTGGAAAGCCGCCTTGCCCCTGCTCGCCGCGTGTACGCTGCTCCCGGCCGCCGCGCCGGTCGCCGCCCCGCGCGTCGGGATCGCCAGTTTCGAGGCGCTGCCCAAGCCCTTGCCGCTGCCCTATCATGCGGGCGATGCCAAGGCGGCGATCGCGGCGGCGCGGGCTCGGGCAGTCAAGGCGCATAAGCGGGTGCTGATCGACCTGGGCGGCAACTGGTGTCTCGACTGCCGCCTGCTGGCAGGGGTGATGGAAACGCCGCAGATGCGGCCCTTCGTCGCGAAGCATTTCGAGGTGGTGACGGTCGATGTTGGCCGGTTCGACCAGAATATGGATATTCCGGCCTCCTATGGGATCACGGGGCGGCTTCAGGGCGTGCCCGCGGTGCTGATCGTCGATCCCAAGACCAACAGGCTGGTCAATGCGGGGCGTGAGACGGCGCTGTCCGATGCGCGGGCGATGACGCCGCAGGCGGTAGCGGATTGGCTGGCCGGTTGGGTGATTTGA
- the dnaJ gene encoding molecular chaperone DnaJ, translated as MSTTIDYYELLECERTADDATIKSRYRKLAMQYHPDRNAGCKDSEAKFKAISEAYDCLKDPQKRAAYDRYGHAAFQQGMGGGGGGGAQDFGAFSDIFESVFGEFMGGGRGGGRQQPRRGADLRYDMEISLEEAFHGKQTEITVDVSAACDTCDGTGAKAGTSAKTCQQCGGHGKVRAQQGFFVVERTCPVCQGAGQIIADPCPDCRGDGRVEKTKTLAVNIPAGVDEGTRIRLTGEGEAGARGAPAGDLYIFLHVKRHALFEREGTTLFARAPISFTTAALGGSLSIPGLDGRSHEIKIPAGIQSGKQLRQRGAGMPVLQGRGTGDLVIQIEVETPTKLSTRQRELLELFRETETGDECPESQGFFAKLKSVFAGE; from the coding sequence ATGAGCACGACGATCGACTATTATGAACTGCTCGAATGCGAGCGCACGGCGGACGATGCGACGATCAAGTCGCGTTATCGCAAGCTGGCCATGCAGTACCATCCGGACCGCAATGCGGGCTGCAAGGACTCCGAGGCCAAGTTCAAGGCGATCAGCGAAGCCTATGACTGTCTGAAGGACCCCCAGAAGCGGGCGGCCTATGACCGCTATGGCCATGCCGCGTTCCAGCAGGGCATGGGCGGCGGCGGCGGTGGTGGCGCGCAGGATTTCGGCGCCTTTTCCGACATTTTCGAAAGCGTCTTCGGCGAATTCATGGGCGGTGGACGCGGCGGCGGGCGGCAACAGCCCCGGCGCGGCGCGGACCTGCGCTACGACATGGAAATCTCGCTTGAGGAGGCGTTCCACGGCAAGCAGACCGAGATCACGGTCGATGTCTCGGCGGCGTGCGACACCTGCGACGGCACGGGCGCGAAGGCCGGGACCAGCGCCAAGACCTGCCAGCAGTGCGGCGGCCATGGCAAGGTGCGGGCGCAGCAGGGCTTTTTCGTGGTCGAGCGGACCTGCCCGGTTTGCCAGGGCGCAGGCCAGATCATCGCCGATCCGTGCCCCGATTGTCGCGGCGACGGGCGCGTCGAAAAGACCAAGACGCTGGCCGTCAACATTCCGGCTGGCGTCGACGAAGGCACCCGCATCCGCCTGACCGGCGAAGGCGAGGCGGGCGCGCGCGGGGCACCGGCGGGTGACCTCTACATCTTCCTGCATGTCAAGCGGCACGCCCTTTTCGAGCGTGAGGGCACGACCCTGTTCGCGCGTGCGCCGATCAGCTTCACGACGGCGGCGCTCGGCGGATCGCTGTCCATCCCCGGCCTCGATGGACGTAGCCATGAGATCAAGATTCCGGCGGGCATCCAGTCGGGCAAGCAACTCCGCCAGCGCGGGGCAGGGATGCCCGTGCTGCAAGGACGCGGCACCGGCGATCTGGTCATCCAGATCGAAGTCGAAACCCCGACCAAGCTGTCGACCCGCCAGCGCGAACTGCTCGAACTCTTCCGTGAGACCGAGACGGGCGACGAATGTCCTGAAAGTCAGGGCTTTTTCGCTAAGTTGAAGAGTGTCTTTGCGGGCGAGTAA
- the dnaK gene encoding molecular chaperone DnaK, translated as MAKVIGIDLGTTNSCVAVMEGGKPKVIENAEGARTTPSIVAFAKDGERLIGQPAKRQAVTNPDNTIFAVKRLIGRRFDDPVTKKDTELVPYAIARGPNGDAWVNAGGKDYSPSQISAFTLQKMKETAESYLGETVTQAVITVPAYFNDAQRQATKDAGQIAGLEVLRIINEPTAAALAYGLEKQDGKTIAVYDLGGGTFDISILEIGDGVFEVKATNGDTFLGGEDFDNKIVDFLASGFQKEEGIDLTKDKLALQRLKEAAEKAKIELSSAQSTEVNLPFITADQNGPKHLVKSITRADLERLVEDLIQRTLEPCKKALADAGMKADEIADVVLVGGMTRMPRVREVVKNFFGKEPHTGVNPDEVVAMGAAIQAGVLQGDVKDVLLLDVTPLSLGIETLGGIMTKMIDRNTTIPTKKSQVYSTADDNQNAVTIRVFQGEREMAQDNKLLGQFDLVGIPPAPRGVPQIEVTFDIDANGIVNVSAKDKGTGKEQQIRIQASGGLSDNDIDQMVRDAEKFAEEDKKRRAEAEAKNNAESLIHTTERQLADNGDKVDASLKSEIEAAIAETKTAVEGGNPDTMNEKAQALAQVAMKLGQAIYEKQQQAEASPSADAGAAKQDDVVDAEFSEVDDTK; from the coding sequence ATGGCAAAAGTGATCGGCATCGACCTCGGCACCACCAACAGCTGTGTCGCTGTCATGGAGGGCGGCAAGCCCAAGGTTATCGAAAACGCGGAAGGTGCGCGCACCACGCCGTCGATCGTCGCCTTCGCCAAGGATGGCGAGCGCCTGATCGGCCAGCCTGCCAAGCGCCAGGCGGTGACCAACCCCGACAACACCATCTTCGCGGTGAAGCGCCTGATCGGCCGTCGTTTCGACGATCCCGTCACCAAGAAGGACACCGAGCTGGTTCCGTACGCGATCGCGCGCGGTCCGAACGGCGACGCCTGGGTGAATGCGGGCGGCAAGGATTACAGCCCGTCGCAGATCTCGGCCTTCACGCTGCAGAAGATGAAGGAAACCGCCGAGAGCTATCTCGGCGAGACGGTGACCCAGGCGGTCATCACGGTTCCGGCCTATTTCAACGACGCCCAGCGCCAGGCGACCAAGGACGCCGGCCAGATCGCCGGCCTCGAAGTGCTGCGCATCATCAACGAGCCGACCGCGGCGGCGCTGGCGTACGGCTTGGAGAAGCAGGACGGCAAGACGATCGCGGTCTATGACCTTGGCGGCGGCACCTTCGACATCTCGATCCTCGAAATCGGCGACGGCGTGTTCGAGGTGAAGGCGACCAACGGCGACACCTTCCTGGGCGGCGAGGACTTCGACAACAAGATCGTCGATTTCCTGGCGTCGGGCTTCCAGAAGGAAGAGGGCATCGACCTCACCAAGGACAAGCTGGCGCTCCAGCGTCTGAAGGAAGCGGCCGAAAAGGCGAAGATCGAGCTGTCCTCGGCCCAGTCGACCGAGGTCAACCTGCCCTTCATCACCGCCGACCAGAACGGCCCGAAGCACCTCGTCAAGTCGATCACCCGCGCCGATCTGGAGCGTCTGGTCGAGGACCTGATCCAGCGCACGCTGGAGCCGTGCAAGAAGGCGCTGGCCGATGCGGGCATGAAGGCCGACGAGATCGCCGACGTGGTGCTGGTGGGCGGCATGACCCGCATGCCGCGCGTCCGTGAGGTCGTGAAGAACTTCTTCGGCAAGGAACCGCATACCGGCGTGAACCCCGACGAAGTCGTCGCCATGGGTGCGGCGATCCAGGCGGGCGTGCTGCAGGGCGACGTCAAGGACGTGCTGCTGCTCGACGTGACCCCGCTGTCGCTGGGTATCGAGACGCTGGGCGGCATCATGACCAAGATGATCGACCGCAACACGACGATCCCGACCAAGAAGAGCCAGGTCTATTCGACCGCCGACGACAACCAGAACGCGGTGACGATCCGGGTCTTCCAGGGCGAGCGCGAGATGGCGCAGGACAACAAGCTGCTGGGTCAGTTCGACCTGGTCGGCATCCCGCCTGCACCGCGCGGCGTGCCGCAGATCGAGGTCACGTTCGACATCGACGCCAACGGCATCGTCAACGTCTCGGCCAAGGACAAGGGCACCGGCAAGGAGCAGCAGATCCGCATCCAGGCGTCGGGCGGCCTGTCGGACAACGACATCGACCAGATGGTCCGTGACGCGGAGAAGTTCGCCGAAGAGGACAAGAAGCGTCGTGCCGAGGCCGAGGCCAAGAACAACGCCGAATCGCTGATCCACACCACCGAGCGTCAGCTGGCCGATAATGGCGACAAGGTCGACGCGTCGCTGAAGTCGGAAATCGAGGCGGCGATCGCCGAGACCAAGACGGCGGTCGAGGGTGGCAACCCCGACACCATGAACGAGAAGGCGCAGGCCCTCGCTCAGGTGGCGATGAAGCTGGGCCAGGCCATCTACGAAAAGCAGCAGCAGGCCGAAGCCTCGCCGTCTGCCGACGCGGGTGCGGCCAAGCAGGACGATGTGGTCGACGCCGAATTCTCGGAAGTCGACGACACCAAGTAA
- a CDS encoding copper chaperone PCu(A)C yields the protein MRRATFLGLWALAGAATLGGCSTKPELYAEEGWVRLAAVPGRPAAAYFIVHGGPKPLNLIGVSSDVAITSEMHEGGMAMKRVDSVPIPAGATIAFEPGGRHVMLYDMNQGVKPGRILSLLLTFSDGTRLRQGARVIAAGDPAPGQ from the coding sequence ATGCGTCGCGCCACTTTTCTGGGCCTTTGGGCACTCGCCGGGGCGGCGACGCTGGGCGGATGTTCCACCAAGCCCGAGCTTTATGCCGAAGAAGGCTGGGTCCGCCTGGCCGCCGTGCCGGGGCGCCCCGCAGCGGCCTATTTCATCGTACATGGCGGCCCCAAACCGCTGAACCTGATCGGCGTCAGCAGCGACGTCGCGATCACCAGCGAGATGCACGAGGGCGGCATGGCGATGAAGAGGGTCGATTCCGTGCCCATCCCGGCCGGGGCCACCATCGCCTTCGAACCGGGCGGGCGGCATGTGATGCTTTACGACATGAACCAGGGCGTCAAGCCGGGGCGCATCCTGTCGCTGCTCCTGACCTTTTCGGACGGCACCCGCCTGCGTCAGGGGGCGCGAGTGATCGCGGCGGGCGATCCGGCACCGGGGCAATAA
- a CDS encoding LamG-like jellyroll fold domain-containing protein, producing the protein MSDTTETQFTLRRIADRRQLLRGAAGLSMLPLTGALAACDDDAMLNAKPTTATGTAASTAAATPVGTTSFSIAVLPDTQFYSRYATVDENRQFQRKYGSEPFAAQTQWIVDNAQAYAIPFVIHLGDVVDQVRKPAQWAVADAAMKQLETARIPYSILAGNHDVLYDVDYHVPADQQAGTDSQRTLSSEPYLTWFPTSRAQNQSTFRERDRTGFHEYHIFEMYGVKFMVLSLSWRISDAGILWARDAIRRNPTLPVILANHQLLNIDKDGKSPLETDYGLMLWNTLIRDNDQIFMTLNGHHHGAALLTKTNDFGNPVHEMVVDYQMAYQGGNALMRLYEIDFSANKIDVMSFSPWVVQKPKETLNQFDRAVLEDANNRFTISIDFKKRFARFLPGFAYTEMTAGVPILPRVRTALLSGYTEPAAPAEVLPRDADDYPKIAETAAHWRVASGIVDGKIVQVGETLPDASGRNPMTRVPLSGPAMVEDVVWSTDRHRLSSAPGSVRFRNTDKVTARSSAFATATNAPINAATFGAGYTVEAFIKIDANWTVTNHRWGNILTRNGNRGKLPGFAGGDREAPPILFAISSLREVQWEVVPASNTAYPQANWSGEVMVDTWYHIAIVNDPVANETILYVDGAPVLRNSAGQVGIATLAADMPWVLGAAWWDGARKDGYFGHIGEVRIVAKPLANTQWLTARRS; encoded by the coding sequence ATGTCCGATACGACCGAAACCCAGTTCACCTTGCGAAGGATCGCCGACCGGCGGCAGTTGCTGCGCGGGGCGGCGGGTCTGTCGATGCTGCCGCTGACGGGGGCGCTGGCGGCGTGCGACGACGATGCGATGCTGAACGCCAAGCCGACGACCGCCACGGGAACGGCCGCCAGCACGGCCGCCGCCACACCGGTCGGCACCACCAGCTTCTCGATCGCGGTGCTGCCCGACACCCAATTCTATTCGCGCTACGCGACTGTCGACGAGAACCGCCAGTTCCAGCGCAAATATGGCTCGGAGCCGTTCGCGGCGCAGACCCAGTGGATCGTCGACAACGCCCAGGCCTATGCGATCCCCTTCGTTATTCATCTGGGCGACGTGGTGGATCAGGTGCGCAAGCCTGCGCAATGGGCGGTGGCCGATGCCGCGATGAAGCAACTGGAGACGGCGCGCATCCCCTATTCGATTTTGGCGGGCAATCACGACGTCCTGTACGATGTCGATTACCACGTCCCGGCCGACCAGCAGGCAGGCACCGACAGCCAGCGCACCTTGTCGTCCGAGCCCTATCTGACCTGGTTCCCGACCTCGCGTGCGCAGAACCAGTCGACCTTCCGCGAGCGCGACCGCACCGGCTTCCACGAATATCACATCTTCGAGATGTACGGCGTGAAGTTCATGGTGCTGTCGCTGTCCTGGCGCATCTCGGACGCGGGGATTTTGTGGGCGCGGGACGCGATCCGTCGTAACCCGACGCTGCCGGTGATCCTGGCCAACCACCAGTTGCTCAACATCGACAAGGACGGCAAGAGCCCGCTGGAGACCGATTACGGCCTGATGTTGTGGAACACCCTGATCCGCGACAACGACCAGATCTTCATGACGCTGAACGGCCATCACCATGGTGCCGCGCTGCTGACCAAGACCAACGACTTCGGCAATCCGGTCCATGAGATGGTCGTCGATTACCAGATGGCCTATCAGGGCGGCAACGCGCTGATGCGGCTGTACGAGATCGACTTCTCGGCCAACAAGATCGACGTCATGAGCTTCTCGCCCTGGGTCGTGCAGAAGCCGAAGGAAACGCTGAACCAGTTCGACCGCGCGGTGCTGGAGGATGCGAACAACCGCTTCACCATCAGCATCGACTTCAAGAAGCGCTTCGCTCGCTTCCTGCCGGGCTTCGCCTATACCGAGATGACGGCGGGCGTTCCGATCCTGCCGCGCGTTCGTACCGCGCTGCTGTCGGGCTATACCGAGCCCGCCGCCCCGGCCGAGGTGCTGCCGCGCGATGCCGACGACTATCCCAAGATCGCCGAGACCGCCGCGCACTGGCGCGTGGCCAGCGGCATCGTCGACGGCAAGATCGTCCAGGTCGGCGAGACGCTGCCCGATGCGTCCGGCCGCAACCCGATGACGCGCGTGCCGCTGTCAGGCCCGGCAATGGTCGAGGACGTGGTCTGGTCGACCGACCGCCACCGCCTGTCCTCCGCGCCGGGCAGCGTCCGCTTCCGCAACACCGACAAGGTGACCGCGCGCAGCAGCGCCTTCGCCACCGCCACCAACGCGCCGATCAATGCGGCGACCTTCGGTGCAGGCTATACGGTCGAGGCGTTCATCAAGATCGACGCGAATTGGACGGTGACCAACCACCGCTGGGGCAACATCCTGACCCGCAACGGCAATCGCGGCAAGCTGCCGGGCTTTGCGGGCGGCGACAGGGAAGCGCCGCCGATCCTGTTCGCGATCTCGTCGCTGCGCGAAGTCCAGTGGGAGGTCGTGCCCGCCTCCAACACCGCCTATCCGCAGGCCAACTGGTCGGGCGAGGTGATGGTCGACACCTGGTATCACATCGCGATCGTCAACGATCCGGTGGCGAACGAGACCATCCTCTATGTCGATGGCGCGCCCGTACTGCGCAACAGCGCGGGCCAGGTCGGCATCGCGACGCTTGCCGCCGACATGCCCTGGGTGCTGGGCGCCGCCTGGTGGGACGGCGCGCGCAAGGACGGCTATTTCGGCCATATCGGCGAGGTCCGTATCGTCGCCAAGCCGCTGGCCAACACCCAGTGGCTGACCGCCCGGCGGAGCTGA
- a CDS encoding vgr related protein, translated as MTAIDPISRPLTQAEITLAQGVFGAAIDYASVRIVRRKWAFFQPRNVTMAPRGNIHFHPKGDSYRDCFASGSIGWQGHLIHELVHVWQYQRGINLVLRRHPFCRYHYTIKPGWTLDRYGLEQQAEIVRHTFLLRHGVVVPGAPPLPTMESILPFHPA; from the coding sequence ATGACCGCAATCGACCCGATCAGCCGCCCGCTAACCCAAGCCGAGATCACGCTGGCTCAGGGCGTTTTCGGCGCCGCCATAGATTATGCGTCGGTGCGGATCGTTCGGCGCAAATGGGCCTTCTTCCAGCCGCGCAACGTGACGATGGCCCCACGCGGCAACATACATTTTCATCCGAAAGGCGACAGCTATCGCGACTGCTTCGCCAGCGGTTCGATCGGGTGGCAGGGGCACCTGATCCACGAGCTGGTTCACGTCTGGCAATATCAGCGCGGGATCAACCTCGTGCTGCGCCGGCACCCATTCTGCCGTTATCACTATACGATTAAACCCGGATGGACGCTTGATCGCTACGGCCTGGAGCAGCAGGCCGAGATCGTCCGGCATACCTTTTTGCTGCGTCACGGCGTCGTCGTGCCCGGTGCACCGCCGCTGCCTACGATGGAAAGCATCCTGCCATTTCACCCCGCATAA
- a CDS encoding recombinase family protein codes for MIVGYARVSSSSQSLEVQHEQLDAAGCEKVFAEKRSGRTTEGRDALADAIDFVREGDVLAVTRLDRLARSVVDLHRLIERLTVKGCGFRVLQQSGIDTTTSAGKLTLSILGAVAEFEADIRRDRQRDGIERAKAKGVYRGRRHSIDTARIETLMATGMTPAAIARNMGIGRASVYRLMGKAGAA; via the coding sequence ATGATCGTCGGTTACGCGCGCGTCAGTTCCAGCAGCCAAAGCCTTGAGGTCCAGCACGAGCAGCTTGATGCGGCTGGCTGCGAGAAGGTGTTCGCCGAAAAGCGCAGCGGGCGAACAACCGAAGGCCGCGACGCGCTGGCGGACGCGATCGACTTCGTGCGCGAGGGCGACGTTCTGGCTGTGACGCGGCTCGACCGGCTCGCGCGATCTGTTGTGGACCTGCATCGGCTGATCGAGCGCCTCACCGTGAAGGGCTGCGGCTTCCGCGTCCTCCAGCAGTCCGGCATCGACACCACTACCAGCGCCGGCAAGCTCACTCTCTCTATCCTTGGCGCGGTGGCGGAGTTTGAGGCTGATATCCGCCGCGACCGCCAGCGTGACGGGATCGAGCGCGCGAAGGCTAAAGGCGTGTATCGAGGACGCCGCCATAGCATCGACACTGCCCGAATCGAAACGCTGATGGCGACGGGGATGACCCCGGCCGCCATCGCGCGCAACATGGGCATCGGCCGCGCCAGCGTATATCGCCTCATGGGCAAGGCTGGCGCGGCATAG
- a CDS encoding N-6 DNA methylase, translating into MLDSDTKRRINTCRDILVGKVPDPKSQVEQITIALIYKFMDDMDLESEEMGGTRSFFAGEYERYGWAKLVAPGVGGQEMLNTYTEALIKMVENPGIPELFRSIFRNAYLPYRDPETLRSFLREINGFTYDHSERLGDAFEYLLSVLGSQGDAGQFRTPRHIIDFMVEIIDPKKGEVILDPACGTAGFLISSYKHILKANSTDAGSNGTGVEVDAAEATLDSPLRYSGNLLTPDDRQRLASNIKGYDISPDMVRLSLVNLYLHGFADPRVEEYDTLTSDDKWGETADVILANPPFMSPKGGIKPHNRFGVPSKRSEVLFVDYIAEHLNPKGRAAIVVPEGIIFQSQSAYCELRRMLVDKYLAAVVSLPAGVFNPYSGVKTSILILDRAVAKASDSIAFFKIENDGFGLGAQRRAVKGSQLPQVKVELRAWLDAARGAGATALGSLLGFTIEKARIAEGGEYNLSVERYRETSERCSIWPFARVGEAFSKSAETVLPENLPGPVTYVGLENIASNLGTLTGETVIADPSEIKSLKNCFQPGDILYGKLRPNLNKVWLADREGICSTDIFVIRAKPESADARLYAHLFRHGHFNQMVLTGIKGAQLPRVGWQTFGEIEIPLPPLEVQREIVAEIEGYQKVIDGARAVLEKYRPHIPVDPAWPTKPLAEVARVNPKKSDVKDLPGETLVSFVPMAVLQENRDSFHPAEVKHLGDVVGSYTYFRDDDVLVAKVTPCFENGKAGIARGLEGGIGFGSSEFYVVRAGDQTIPRWLYHWLTTPDFRARASAKMTGTGGLQRVPRSVVEEEPIPLPSIEIQQFIIAEIEAEQALVEANRELIVRFEKKIEAAIARMWGGAGEAAEA; encoded by the coding sequence ATGTTAGACAGTGACACCAAGCGCCGCATCAACACGTGCCGAGACATTCTGGTGGGCAAAGTGCCCGACCCCAAGAGCCAGGTCGAGCAGATCACCATCGCCCTGATCTACAAGTTCATGGACGACATGGACCTCGAGTCCGAGGAGATGGGCGGCACCCGCAGCTTCTTCGCTGGTGAATACGAGCGGTATGGCTGGGCCAAGCTCGTTGCGCCGGGCGTGGGTGGGCAGGAGATGCTCAACACCTATACCGAGGCGCTCATCAAGATGGTCGAGAACCCCGGCATTCCGGAGCTGTTCCGGTCGATCTTTCGAAACGCCTATCTGCCCTACCGCGACCCCGAAACGCTGCGCAGCTTCCTGCGTGAAATCAATGGCTTCACCTATGATCACAGCGAGCGGCTGGGGGATGCCTTCGAGTATCTGTTGTCGGTGCTGGGCAGCCAGGGGGACGCCGGCCAGTTCCGCACCCCTCGCCACATCATCGATTTTATGGTGGAGATCATCGACCCGAAGAAGGGGGAGGTGATCCTCGATCCCGCCTGCGGCACCGCTGGGTTCCTGATTTCAAGCTACAAGCATATCTTGAAGGCAAACTCGACCGACGCGGGCAGCAATGGCACGGGCGTAGAAGTGGACGCAGCCGAGGCAACGCTCGACAGCCCCCTGCGCTACTCCGGAAACCTGCTGACACCCGACGACCGCCAACGGCTGGCCAGCAACATCAAGGGGTACGACATCTCGCCCGACATGGTGCGACTCAGCCTCGTCAACCTCTACCTGCACGGCTTTGCCGATCCCAGGGTGGAGGAATACGACACGCTGACCAGCGATGACAAATGGGGCGAGACGGCGGACGTGATCCTCGCCAACCCGCCGTTCATGTCGCCAAAGGGCGGGATCAAGCCACACAACCGGTTCGGCGTGCCGTCGAAGCGGAGCGAAGTGCTGTTCGTCGACTATATCGCCGAGCACCTGAACCCGAAGGGCCGAGCCGCCATCGTCGTGCCCGAAGGGATCATCTTCCAGAGCCAGAGCGCCTATTGTGAGCTGCGTCGAATGCTGGTGGACAAGTATCTCGCCGCCGTCGTCTCGCTGCCCGCCGGTGTGTTCAATCCCTATTCGGGTGTGAAGACCTCGATCCTGATCCTCGACCGCGCGGTAGCAAAGGCCAGCGACAGCATCGCCTTTTTCAAGATTGAGAATGACGGCTTTGGCCTTGGTGCGCAGCGTCGTGCAGTGAAGGGCAGCCAGTTACCGCAGGTCAAGGTCGAGCTTCGCGCCTGGCTTGATGCTGCGCGTGGCGCTGGCGCGACTGCACTCGGATCGCTCTTAGGGTTCACCATCGAGAAAGCGCGCATTGCCGAGGGTGGTGAATACAACCTCAGTGTCGAACGTTATCGAGAAACCTCCGAACGCTGTTCAATTTGGCCGTTCGCAAGGGTTGGCGAAGCGTTCAGCAAATCCGCCGAGACCGTCCTCCCGGAAAACCTTCCTGGACCAGTCACCTATGTCGGCTTGGAGAATATCGCGTCCAACCTCGGGACCCTGACTGGAGAAACGGTCATTGCTGATCCATCCGAGATCAAGAGCCTCAAGAATTGCTTCCAACCCGGCGACATTCTTTATGGAAAGCTTCGGCCGAATTTGAACAAGGTGTGGCTCGCTGATCGTGAAGGCATCTGCTCTACAGACATTTTCGTCATTCGCGCGAAGCCAGAAAGCGCCGATGCTCGGCTTTACGCTCACCTTTTCCGGCATGGGCATTTCAACCAAATGGTCTTGACAGGAATAAAGGGAGCGCAATTGCCGCGCGTCGGATGGCAGACGTTCGGTGAAATCGAGATCCCCCTCCCTCCGCTTGAAGTACAGCGAGAGATAGTAGCAGAAATTGAGGGCTATCAGAAGGTCATCGACGGTGCCCGCGCCGTCCTTGAAAAATACCGCCCCCACATCCCCGTCGATCCTGCTTGGCCAACCAAACCTCTTGCTGAAGTGGCGCGGGTAAATCCCAAAAAGAGCGATGTGAAAGATTTACCAGGCGAAACTTTGGTGTCGTTTGTCCCTATGGCGGTGCTCCAAGAGAACCGGGATAGCTTCCATCCGGCTGAGGTTAAACATCTTGGAGACGTGGTTGGTAGCTATACCTACTTCCGAGACGATGACGTTCTTGTCGCCAAGGTAACGCCGTGCTTTGAAAACGGAAAGGCAGGCATTGCGAGAGGTCTAGAAGGTGGCATCGGTTTTGGATCGAGCGAATTTTATGTTGTCCGCGCCGGAGACCAGACAATCCCCCGCTGGCTGTATCACTGGCTTACGACACCAGACTTCAGGGCACGCGCTTCGGCCAAGATGACGGGCACTGGTGGACTACAACGGGTTCCCCGAAGCGTAGTCGAAGAGGAGCCAATTCCTCTTCCTTCCATAGAAATCCAGCAATTCATCATCGCCGAGATCGAAGCCGAGCAGGCGCTAGTCGAGGCTAACCGCGAGCTCATCGTCCGCTTCGAAAAGAAGATCGAAGCCGCCATTGCTCGCATGTGGGGCGGTGCCGGGGAGGCCGCTGAGGCATGA